The Acropora muricata isolate sample 2 chromosome 4, ASM3666990v1, whole genome shotgun sequence genome contains the following window.
CAGGCAACAGTTTAATTCTGAAAAATTCCAACATAGCTTCCAAAGTTAAACTCTTATTAAAGAAACTAAAAGGGCTCAAGTGCTGGTAGACACACTTTTCCTCATCAGACCCGCGATGCGGTCGTTTCCATACGCATGCGTAAAAACTACATCACCCTGGCAGGTATCCGCCCATCCTGGAAAAATCGTTCGTCCTTGTTAGACCTCATAAGCGAGGTAGATTATGCAAATCGCTTTAAGCGGCAGCTCCACAGTACAAATGCAGTACGTGTGGTTGGAAACAGCACAGCCGTTCTCCCGCGGCATGTGTATGGGGAGGTGGATCAGGCTTAAAGAAAGCTGGACACAAGTTACTACTGCAAGAATTTTTGTTTAATGTGAGACAATGCGCTCAGTTTCAATTCATTTGTACCGTAATGTGAAAGAATACATTCAATTTagttttttcataataattcaacttttaattgATGATTGCCATACCTGCCACTTGCCATTACGAGTGGGTTTGAAAAGATATTTGGCCGAAGCAAAGGAAACACTTTATAAGCAAATTAAATATCTCGACTTAAATTCCGTTTCACCAACATGGCCTCTGTCTCTTTGTTTTGTTCCTCAAAATGGCTACCGTGACGATTTATTCGTGACTGCTCTACATCCAagaagattttctttaaacaataACGTAATTTAACTTTCCATAACCTTGCTACTTCATTTTCTCTTGTTCCTTATTTATTTTCTCACTCAATTCAAACTTTTAGGTCTACAAAATCGAGagaaattttgaaagtcaacCTCAGTGCAAGAACCTGtgataatttttctttgtttcgttagcttGTGCTAAGATTTGGTTCTTATTTACTGGTCTCcttacaaatatttttttttgctttacgttatccaaaagtttgaaaagttttaatcttcaaaaaaaggtaaatttttttcttaggCCAGAAGCTCTTCGGTCTCGAAAATTTTGGATATGAAAAGTTCAGTCGTGGTTCTTGGCGTTTCTTAAGCAATTGCACTGGTAAACGGAGCAACTGGGGTCGCACCCATACCCCGCTCGACAACAGTGCTTCCCGTCACTACACGATGCAGCTTGTGACAAAAGACAACATCCTTGTCCGGAAGAAGAAAAGAGAGAAGCGCAGCACGTAGAGTTACTGGGACACACAGTCACCACTTGACCAGACTTGTCTCGGCAGGCAACGGAATCTTTACATGCACTCcgctaaaagagaaaaaaataaagaaacttgGCATCATGAAATAAACGACAGCCGACGGTGCATTTGGAGAATGCAAGGGGCGACTGTATTAACATGTACTTCGCCATCTGATCTGAGAAACCGTCTCTTTTTATAGGAAAAGTCTTCATTTCGACCTCGTTTCTTCGATGACACTGTAAACAACAACAGCATCAATTTGGAGCTCGAGTACAGCTTTTTCATATGGAAACTCTTTCAATTTGTCATTTCCAAAATCAAAACGGAATTCCTGGGGTCTCTTTGCTCTGAGAATGAGTTCTACAGCGGTTGCCGAAACATAAGTTCTCAAAAACACTCACCGAACGATCAGACTCCATCAATTCATTAAGCACGCGCAGTAAGGCAAAAGAGGCGTTTCACCTTCTTATCTTTAAAGTAGACCAGTCGAAGTTCTTCATAACTTCAGTCTTATTACAATTAGCCTTATTTGTTATAATTCATGAAATggctgttgttgtttgtttaattgtttgttttttgttgataTAGAGATGAAATGGATATCAACATGAATTGAAACAATAAAACATTAGAAACTAGCCACTCGATAAAAGTAAAAAGTTGTTACCATCCATTGAAATTTATTTGTATCCTCGTGTGGCGTATTCAGGTGACTGTACTTATCCTGGCGTCTCCCATTCTCTTTTCCCTTAAGATCACGAATCAAATATATCAATCTCTGAGCAAGGTATTGGTATCCCTGTGGAGAGTAATGTGGGCTAGGTTGCTTAGCAGCAATTTTGCAATTGTTATAAGGTGGATCACCGCAAGCTTCCACCACCCAGGTGTACAAGTCTGCAATTGGAATCGCGGGCTGTTGATTCATCAGATTTGTCGCAATGCCATTGTATTGTAAAACAAGGTTATTTATCGAGACGTTGTAAGGAACCGGTGTAGTAAGAACGTAACCAATTTTTGCTCCAGTAGAGATTAATATCGACTTGATCTCTCCAATGTTCTTAGCATAGTCTGCTGG
Protein-coding sequences here:
- the LOC136914709 gene encoding uncharacterized protein, encoding MNIFAILFSCGLVSLSKSLSDPPSVVSADRICKPGPPLKRTTGKTNCLIIGDSVSIGYTPWIAKLLGDGYQVQHAPWDHKDGGALDSKYGRQCLSLFLMTVMMEPTTYDVIIFNFGLHDVNYSGKWPEEYTSPADYAKNIGEIKSILISTGAKIGYVLTTPVPYNVSINNLVLQYNGIATNLMNQQPAIPIADLYTWVVEACGDPPYNNCKIAAKQPSPHYSPQGYQYLAQRLIYLIRDLKGKENGRRQDKYSHLNTPHEDTNKFQWMRSACKDSVACRDKSGQVVTVCPSNSTCCASLFSSSGQGCCLLSQAASCSDGKHCCRAGYGCDPSCSVYQCNCLRNAKNHD